A stretch of Desulfovibrio aminophilus DNA encodes these proteins:
- a CDS encoding transglutaminase family protein codes for MFNEVSRRGLAPYLAGSAVVDLDHPEVAGLARKLSGGGLAATAVRCFEFVRDEVSHTLDAGLDGPVTCRASEVLAARTGLCYAKSHLLAALLRADGIPTGLCYQRLRLGGPDGPLGLHGLNALLLPGAGWLRVDARGDKPGVDARFEPPSATLAFQPRLPGEADLAGIWPQPWESVSNFLLATTSLRPRPNLRGISERQKGGSFPVFP; via the coding sequence ATGTTCAACGAAGTGTCGAGGCGGGGCTTGGCCCCGTATCTGGCGGGCTCGGCGGTGGTGGACCTGGACCACCCCGAGGTGGCGGGCCTGGCCCGGAAGCTGTCCGGCGGCGGGCTCGCGGCCACGGCCGTGCGCTGTTTCGAGTTCGTGCGCGACGAGGTGAGCCACACCCTGGACGCCGGGCTGGACGGCCCCGTGACCTGCCGGGCCTCGGAGGTTTTGGCCGCGCGCACGGGCCTGTGCTACGCCAAGAGCCATCTCCTGGCCGCGCTTCTGCGGGCCGACGGCATCCCCACGGGGCTCTGCTACCAGCGCTTGCGCCTGGGCGGGCCGGACGGTCCCCTGGGGCTGCACGGGTTGAACGCCCTGCTCCTGCCCGGCGCGGGCTGGCTGCGCGTGGACGCCCGGGGCGACAAGCCCGGCGTGGACGCCCGCTTCGAGCCGCCCAGCGCCACCCTGGCCTTCCAGCCGCGCCTGCCCGGCGAGGCCGACCTGGCCGGAATCTGGCCCCAGCCCTGGGAGTCCGTGAGCAACTTCCTTCTCGCCACCACGAGCTTGAGGCCTCGCCCCAACCTTCGGGGG